AAATGGCAATGTGGATGAAAAAGAGGGTGGTGACCAAAAAAATGATGATTGcagtgtaaatgtaaatgttgatGTGAATGGCAACGGTGATTGTGATGGtgaagatgatgaagatgacGACGAAGATGATGATACTCTTGTCCCTTCTTCCTGCAATTGCCCAGAATCCATGCTAGACTTCTCCCTTACATCTTCTACCTCATCTTCTTCCACATCCATTAGTAGCTGCTCAGATCTGGAGTGTGACTGCCCTGATACATTTTCATTGTCATCACAAGACCAAGAGGCTACTGAAAACTGTCCATCTTCTCGTTCCCGGGTCTCCAACTGCCTTACCTTTCAGTCCAGTGTCTTACCATTGGATCTCAACCCTTCTGCAAGATCGCCTTGCTCTTCTGATGAAGGTTATCCCTCAGCCCCTTGCTCTCCTTCCTCTGACTACACAGAGAGCAAGTTATCAGAAGAAGGAAAATGTATTAAAGTGGATCTCCTCCATTTTTTAGATTCCATAGAAGAGTTAGGTAAAATGGATCTGTTCTACCGCATTGTTAGGCTGGCACATTGGGAACTGGATGGTGAGCTGATTATCAGAGATAGATTGGATCACCAGCAGAAACTTCAGAGAGTCAACAAAGAAGTTAAGTTGGCATATCTTGTGAAACTTCAGGAGGAAGGGTTAGACTTTGACAATGAGGATATCACTGGAGTTTTGGATGAAATGGGCAACATAGACATTCCATGGAATTTGTATAAAAGCAACAAATCAAGTGACTCCCAGGAATTTTCTGATGCAGGGGTAGATCTAACAGCTCCTTCTGACCTTGATGAAACCCCTGCCTCTGATTCACTAGCTTCATCGCCATTGGGTCCTCCTCCCCGGCCCCCAAAGCCTCCAACAAGGGATGTGAGTGTTCATCCAGAATCACACACTTATGAGAACATCAGTGGACATGCCTTCTCAGTCTCATCCACTAATGACAAAACTCCTTTCTCTACAATGGTCCCTGCACCTACCTTGCCTGCACTGTCATCCTCACCCCCAGCCTTAAAACCTCCTGCCATTCCTCCTCCTCCATCACAGCCTGTGCCATACTTCTCTATAAACACAGACAGACCTACTCTCACCTCCCCTACACCACCCATTCCTCCCCCAAGAAGACGTCATAAAGCCCGCCTAGAGGCTCAAAGGCTTGCTCAGCTTGAAATAGAAAACACTCCTCTTTCCCTTCCACCACCAACATCCAGACCTCCTCCATTGCCACCTCCACCTGCAATGTCCACGCCTCCAGCTATTCCACCTCCACCATCACTCCCACCCCCTCCATCTTTTCATGCTCTGGATGTGGAAATCCGGAAGTTGCTTGCGCTAGCAGGCCTCACCCAAGCTGAATTGCTTAAACTTAGTCCTGAGCTGGGTGTCTGTGTAGATGTAGTCCTGGAGAATGAGCAACCAACAATGTCTGATGTCTCTCAGATCGGAGAAATCAGTGTTAACACAACACACAGGAAAGATGGTGTAGATAATGGGTTGCATTCCATATTGAGAGAAGGAACCAGATTTGGTGAAGACAGGTCCACAGGTGTAAAGGAATTAGATGCTCTCAGTGAAAAGGATGTTTCTAAAGATGAACAGAAAGAAGCAAACAGGACAACATCCTTCACAGAAATGGCAAGAAGACGTAAGAAAAATGGTGGAAACTGTAATCATAGCTGCAGTTGTGGATCCAATGTTAGCCTATCTCCCAACTCTGGATATTATAGCACCGATCTTAGCAATACAAACATCCCGAATGTTAGCTTTGGGAGTTTTGATTATACTTCTATCATTTCAGACACCCCTCCTCCTCCACCTCCACGACCATTGCCCCCTTGTCCACCAATTGCCTCCAATCCTCCCCAGCTTCCCCCTCTTAAACCATGCACTCTACCTGCCAATGCATCTCGCCCAGATAGATTTGATTGGCTGATAGCGTTTACCCCAGAAACAGAGTCAGCACCTCTCGAGATGCGAAAATTGTCCAATGATGGCACATTGAAAAAAGGCTCAGCTTCAGGCTTAAAAGTCACAACCTTTAAAGAATTACGCAACAGAAGCAAACAGAGCTCCAATCCAGCCCATATTCAACCAGAACCCGATCCGACTGTCATCACCCCAGACCCTGATTTCCTTTACAACCTCAAATGGAGAAGAGAGAAGATTGATGGGGATGGCTGGGAATATACTTCCCAAGCACAAGCGTCTTTTCTTCAGCCACCACCCACTCCTGCCTCATTGTCCCTCTTTAGGGAAATGTGCCGCCTGAATATACAAGATGATTGCCCAGCAGAACCCAAAGTGTCCCAACAAATTGGCTGTTTAGTAAACGAAGGCAGCCTTAGGACTATTTGTGATGAAAGAGATAAAGCTGTTCACACCAAAAAGATGGAAGACGAGGATGAGGTGGAAGTTAGGGGAATGGCAGATGGAGCATGGACTTTGGAATCAAGGACAACAGGTAAAGttgcatttaataaatacatttgttttctCTGACCTGTTTTGTCTAAGAGATTTAAAAGTCCAAGTTCAGTGAAATATTAAAGacaaagtaaaatatatattttttattgacatTGAACGTGGTGAGCCAAGATGAGAGTCACACAGGCAGATGGGTAGATGAATCAGCAGAGAAAGACTGGAGGGTATCTCAGAATGCAGCAAGCTTAAAGCTCTGTTGTTTCTCATGATGTCACAAAGCCTTTTAATTATTCATCCTCTCAGCAGGCTAATTCCCTTTTTCTCTCATCCTCTCTTCCCTTGCCTTGCCACACATTCTGTCATACTTTCCTCAGTCATTTTTcctatttttcagttttaactTTCAAGTCAAAAGAGTTGTCATTTCCCTTAAAGTGATACAATCACAAATGTTGTATCAAACATAGTAATAATGCACACTCCAAACCTTTCTGCCTCTGTCCTTAACCCTGCTTTGTCATCTTTCTGACATGCCTTGCTTTCTCCTTTTAATAATTTGACACTCCAATGCTTGTTATTATCACTTCtcgttattttacatttgccaGTTCCCTTTTGCTGTGCTCCTTTCTGCACTGTTTATCTGCCCAATGGAAAGGCAAATTGGCTTGGATCAGGTTACTTCACTTTTGACATCAGATATAAATGGCCTCTAATGTGCTTGTAAATTGAGTAGCAAATACATTTGAGGGAGCCCTCATTTTTGTTATCACATCATAGAACTCAGCTAACCCATGCATTAGCAATATTTGTGCTATTCATATTTTTCATGGATATTAGTATTTTTGAATTTAACACTTTGGTGTTTAGTTCTTCAAGTTGTGTGTCTTTTATTTCATGAATCATTACACCCTCCACCACTCATATTTGTGACTGTCAGctagcacacaaaaaaagactGTATGCCTTTAAGTGTAGGAAAGGCATGACTCAGATCTTTACACCAATCACGATTCAGCAACAGGGAAACAGGAAATACTGAGTCAAACTGACTTCATTTGAGTAAGAGATATCAGCACAAGTTAAGGTAAAGTAAAATGGTTTTATGTGAGTAAATCATAATACTCTAGAGATACTGTATGTACTGTATGATGAAAAATGTACACTTATGACTGACTGAGGTTTAAAATGATTCAGTTAGATGGTTCAATTTTATAATACTTGATCACCATAATCCATTTAAATGAAACACAATCTACtgacaaaaggcaaaaagtaatattgtgcaTATGAAAGTCATAAGTTGCCATTGCAACTTTCAAGTCAAAGTTGCCATTGCAAGTGAAATGCGATCCTAGTGCAGGTCCTAGTGAGATCCTAGATAGAGAGAGCATGCTTTTCTGCACACGGTCAGATGTTGAGGGATCAGATATAGTGCTGTTAGCACACCAAATACTGCCATAGAAAAATGTAGGATTTAGTAGTTAAACAGGCAAAGAAAAGATATAAGGGTGTGGCTCTCAGTAC
This DNA window, taken from Pseudorasbora parva isolate DD20220531a chromosome 7, ASM2467924v1, whole genome shotgun sequence, encodes the following:
- the rusc1 gene encoding uncharacterized protein rusc1 isoform X3 is translated as MHPSSRPSVPPRSRRFDNRRTEAKPSQGAKREDKNMNTASSSPRRGTRGPPESSRLKGPGQGARAPVVQSKLVRSQKNGAHAIPAISKPKSGQTVSNLAPAVDPNCNEPSLPCLCCDGHSPQDSNSLFNHNHNNNNTVNIRQQMKLPPPPPQKELVVPKQDIKEDESEPEVKQPHAIPVKEREEENGNVDEKEGGDQKNDDCSVNVNVDVNGNGDCDGEDDEDDDEDDDTLVPSSCNCPESMLDFSLTSSTSSSSTSISSCSDLECDCPDTFSLSSQDQEATENCPSSRSRVSNCLTFQSSVLPLDLNPSARSPCSSDEGYPSAPCSPSSDYTESKLSEEGKCIKVDLLHFLDSIEELGKMDLFYRIVRLAHWELDGELIIRDRLDHQQKLQRVNKEVKLAYLVKLQEEGLDFDNEDITGVLDEMGNIDIPWNLYKSNKSSDSQEFSDAGVDLTAPSDLDETPASDSLASSPLGPPPRPPKPPTRDVSVHPESHTYENISGHAFSVSSTNDKTPFSTMVPAPTLPALSSSPPALKPPAIPPPPSQPVPYFSINTDRPTLTSPTPPIPPPRRRHKARLEAQRLAQLEIENTPLSLPPPTSRPPPLPPPPAMSTPPAIPPPPSLPPPPSFHALDVEIRKLLALAGLTQAELLKLSPELGVCVDVVLENEQPTMSDVSQIGEISVNTTHRKDGVDNGLHSILREGTRFGEDRSTGVKELDALSEKDVSKDEQKEANRTTSFTEMARRRKKNGGNCNHSCSCGSNVSLSPNSGYYSTDLSNTNIPNVSFGSFDYTSIISDTPPPPPPRPLPPCPPIASNPPQLPPLKPCTLPANASRPDRFDWLIAFTPETESAPLEMRKLSNDGTLKKGSASGLKVTTFKELRNRSKQSSNPAHIQPEPDPTVITPDPDFLYNLKWRREKIDGDGWEYTSQAQASFLQPPPTPASLSLFREMCRLNIQDDCPAEPKVSQQIGCLVNEGSLRTICDERDKAVHTKKMEDEDEVEVRGMADGAWTLESRTTAVRSFSFAGSEHKNKAWMGDDVRTSLSAEGLSSACLQEKKTLVSSVSVAVEAILAQFTSSRTVVQKFYSVNKTLSGDSSVNPSLGRLVLHCLCPALRSLLCDGLKPHQSDLIAGRRPNSPWGLVQASTKPGPSTQALHNLQTKVAGLPQLKQSRHRFNAFLFGLLNVKLLDYWLSHLQSCSDVLETYYRPNSFMRLSLTSCQSLFEELLLLLQPLSLLTFNLDLLFQHHHLDPSSPTLTPASQTSEIYSPPNEDFSFHLSPKGIFQGNGHNLGSLLEQDCGSLGLDTNPTSGLTSHVLDVSAYRNPISLSSSVIKEEANPPLSWFKGNEISAPLNAGSISQQAGQALQQGWGAVMRLGERLGQNFGLATDPEDVKGSNSPDEFKTGFSLNPKSPVENRQQPREDLSLWDSGAAVPWGLGRLFGASKSPNNPPSRRPSQWLSPGVSVLSRIVNLGQGCPPEKKELQRSKDKEEDENEKINETRDQPKPLRAVRALCDHIGTGAELSFRKGEELVLLGGVDHDWIRCRQGHKEGLVPIGYASLIM